Proteins from one Hirundo rustica isolate bHirRus1 chromosome 28, bHirRus1.pri.v3, whole genome shotgun sequence genomic window:
- the PDLIM2 gene encoding PDZ and LIM domain protein 2 translates to MPVTVTLPGPAPWGFRISGGRDFGKPITVSKVTEHGKAAAGDLRPGDVIVTINGDSAAEMLNVEAQNKIKQSRGQLRLQVERCPVPPPSHANGDSSPEMLATRFQDTLRMRSESQGALRTLERSLAPLAHPPAASSHPVEQELACPGLPQERGRLSRQNSSQGPALPPPPRPPSPELGAPQTPWETPRERRLSSPAPGTCHSQGSEPAMRRLEEDSEVYKMLQERRELRAAPRQSSTFRLLQEALEDEEGGGPAAPFPSRLSAGARKPVAGVQKLHVCEKCGSSIATQAVRIQDGRYRHPSCYTCADCGLSLKMRGHFWVGDELFCEKHARLRYQGPPGGPVPVSPRS, encoded by the exons ATGCCGGTGACGGTGAcgctgcccggcccggccccgtgGGGCTTCCGCATCTCTGGGGGAAGAGATTTCGGGAAGCCCATCACGGTCTCCAAG GTGACGGAGCACGGGAAGGCGGCCGCGGGTGACCTCCGGCCGGGGGATGTCATTGTCACCATCAACGGCGACAGCGCGGCCGAGATGCTCAACGTGGAGGCGCAGAACAAGATCAAGCAGAGCCGCGGGCAGCTCCGGCTGCAGGTGGAGAG GTGCCCGGTGCCACCTCCCAGCCACGCCAACGGGGACAGCTCGCCCGAGATGTTGGCCACGCGCTTCCAG gacACGCTGAGGATGAGGAGTGAGAGCCAAGGGGCCCTGAGGACGCTGGAGCGCAGCCTGGCACCCCTGGCTCACCCACCTGCAGCCAG CTCGCACCCCGTGGAGCAGGAGCTCGCCTGTCCCGGCCTCCCCCAg GAGCGGGGACGCCTGAGCCGCCAGAACAGCTCGCAGGGCCCGGCCCTGCCTCCACCCCCCCGCCCACCCTCACCGGAGCTCGgagccccccaaaccccctggGAGACCCCCAGGGAGAGGCGCCTCTCGTCCCCCGCTCCCGGCACCTGCCACAG CCAGGGCTCGGAGCCGGCCATGAGGCGCTTGGAGGAGGACTCGGAGGTCTACAAGATGCTGCAGGAGCGCCGGGAGCTGCGGGCGGCCCCGCGGCAATCCAGCACCTTCCGCCTGCTCCAGGAGGCTCTGGAGGACGAGGAAGGGG GAGGTCCCGCAGCCCCCTTCCCCAGCCGCCTCTCGGCCGGGGCTCGCAAGCCCGTGGCCGGGGTGCAGAAGCTGCACGTCTGTGAGAAGTGCGGGAGCAGCATCGC GACGCAGGCGGTGCGGATCCAGGACGGCCGCTACCGACACCCGTCCTGCTACACCTGCGCCGACTGCGGCCTCAGCCTCAAGATGCGCGGCCACTTCTGGGTGGGGGACGAGCTGTTCTGCGAGAAACACGCCCGCCTGCGCTACCAGGGACCCCCGGGGGGGCccgtccctgtgtccccccgcTCCTGA
- the SORBS3 gene encoding LOW QUALITY PROTEIN: vinexin (The sequence of the model RefSeq protein was modified relative to this genomic sequence to represent the inferred CDS: inserted 4 bases in 2 codons) — protein sequence MGSLLPPCSQSRRSEIRRSSDPAPPPQSQHFPPHPFPKLPSESRSPSRRGAGDAGLAPFRKRGRVSGDACAGRGMSSASWLRSLDPIPGNVTGNSEWAGPAPEXGGQSTPGGAGAHGDPAPGTTAAPGGCSWGDLPSSPPLHELRPPPAPPPGKVRAVNFPSLPLAAPSRSPRGSPKXPGVPAGTAQEGTGTPGAPSRPPPAMAGRLLPPDTSPAPGVEGVPSLHRPLQHAVTRVPVIRHRGSNTLNFHFHDTETRGTAGNGQGAPKSSVNEWYQTWPAKESTPAPARRTPSPGAAPACPRPPGWSATWTKDSKRRERRWVKYDGIGPVDETGMPLASRSSVDSPRDWYRSMFRQIHRKLPEPDWDTRSCPATAPPSPPKPRRRGSAPAEPPGMPNGTEWSRWGSAGAAAEPGSIFDYEPGEFSPPEQTPAAARPKRARSIEVLLEQELEQLSEELDKDMRDMETRRTPRKSPAAAPTARSPAPASPAARSPLSPQRLWSPPVTPSMEQGGLGLASDRSHAAPGRDTLRPGTLPSLSDLGEPVEAVKREEKKMKAARLKFNFQAESPKELTLQKGDIVYIHKEVDRNWLEGEHHGRVGIFPSNYVEILPPTEVPKPIKAPALQVLEYGEALALYNFRGDLHVELSFRKGERICLVRRVNENWYEGRISGTSRQGIFPATYVQVLKEPRVKGTAEDVPSRPAPASPRPAAGSPSAPRIPQAPTGSPREAERLPGLTGVRPSSPGHLGATFPPSPKLPHAGTPSPLAASASPPHPTAAHPQEPWRPAWTPEQRATPGAQSGARPEPAPSYNGSEIRWTPYRALYQYRPQNADELELREGDRVDVMQQCDDGWFVGVSRRTQKFGTFPGNYVAPV from the exons ATGGGGTCTCTGCTCCCGCCCTGCTCCCAGTCCCGGCGCTCCGAGATCCGCAGGAGCTCAGACCCCGCTCCTCCGCCTCAGTCCCAGCACTTCCCTCCCCATCCTttcccaaaactcccctccGAGTCCCGGTCTCCATCGCGCCGGGGGGCCGGCGACGCCGGGCTCGCCCCGTTTCGTAAGCGGGGCCGGGTGAGCGGGGACGCGTGCGCGGGGCGTGGGATGAGTTCAGCCTCTTGGCTCCGTTccctggatcccatccctggaaatgtcacTGGAAACTCTGAATGGGCCGGGCCCGCTCCGGA CGGGGGGCAGAGCACCCCGGGGGGGGCCGGGGCACACGGGGACCCAGCGCCGGGGACGACGGCGGCTCCCGGGGGATGCTCTTGGGGGGatctcccctccagccccccgcTCCATGAGCTGAGGCCCCCCCCCGCTCCTCCTCCCGGCAAAGTTCGTGCCGTgaatttcccttccctgccgCTCGCAGCTCCGTCCCGCTCGCCCCGGGGCTCCCCAAA CCCGGGGGTCCCCGCTGGCACGGCCCAGGAG ggCACGGGCACTCCCGGGGCACCATCCCGGCCCCCCCCGGCCATGGCGGGCCGGCTCCTGCCCCCTGACACCAGCCCCGCTCCGGGTGTGGAGGGCGTTCCGAGCCTCCACCGGCCCCTGCAGCACGCGGTGACACGG GTGCCCGTCATCCGCCACCGCGGCTCCAACACCCTCAACTTCCACTTCCACGACACGGAGACCCGCGGCACCGCCGGGAACGGTCAGGGAGCTCCCAAGAGCTCAG TGAATGAGTGGTACCAGACCTGGCCGGCCAAGGAGAGCACCCCGGCGCCCGCCCGCCGCACacccagccccggggctgcccccGCCTGCCCACGGCCGCCGGGCTGGTCGGCGACCTGGACCAAGGACAGCAAGCGGCGGGAGAGGCGCTGGGTGAAGTACGACGGCATCGGGCCCGTGGACGAGACGGGGATGCCCCTCGCCTCACGCTCG AGCGTCGACAGCCCCCGGGACTGGTACCGCAGCATGTTCCGGCAGATCCACCGCAAGCTGCCAG AGCCCGACTGGGACACCCGTTCCTGCCCCGCCACGGCGCCGCCCTCGCCCCCCAAACCGCGGAGGAGGGGGTCGGCCCCTGCCGAGCCCCCCGGGATGCCCAACGGGACGGAGTG GAGCCGCTGGGGTTccgccggcgccgccgccgaGCCTGGCAGCATTTTTGACTACGAACCAGGGGAGTTCTCTCCTCCGGAGCAG ACCCCGGCGGCGGCACGGCCGAAGCGGGCTCGGTCCATCGAG gtgctgctggagcaggagctggagcagctcagcgAGGAGCTGGACAAGGACATGAGGGACATGGAGACGCGCCGGACGCCCCGCAAG agcccggctgctgctcccaccgCTCGCTCCCCTGCTCCGGCCTCCCCGGCTGCTCG GAgccccctgtcaccccagcgGCTGTGGAGCCCCCCTGTCACCCCCagcatggagcagggagggctggggctggccagTGACCGGAGCCACGCAGCCCCCGGCAGAG ACACCCTCAGGCCCGGGACCCTCCCCAGCCTGTCAGACCTGGGGGAGCCCGTGGAGGCCGTcaagagggaggagaagaag aTGAAAGCTGCTCGCCTCAAGTTCAACTTCCAAGCTGAGTCTCCCAA GGAGCTGACGCTGCAGAAGGGGGACATCGTCTACATCCACAAGGAGGTGGACAGGAACTGGCTGGAGGGGGAGCACCACGGCCGCGTCGGCATCTTCCCCTCCAACTACGTGGAG ATCCTGCCGCCCACCGAGGTGCCCAAGCCCATCAAGGCTCCCGCGCTCCAGGTGCTGGAATACGGCGAGGCGCTGGCGCTCTACAACTTCCGTGGGGATCTGCACGTGGAGCTCTCCTTCCGCAAG GGCGAGCGGATCTGCCTGGTGCGGCGGGTGAACGAGAACTGGTACGAGGGGCGGATCTCGGGCACCAGCCGCCAGGGCATCTTCCCCGCCACCTACGTCCAGGTGCTGAAGGAGCCGCGGGTCAAAGGCACGGCCGAGGACGTCCCCTCCCGTCCCGCCCCCGCCAGCCCCCGGCCCGCGGCCGGATCCCCGTCCGCTCCCCGGATCCCGCAGGCTCCCACCGGCTCCCCCCGGGAAGCGGAGCGCCTTCCGGGGCTGACGGGCGTCCGTCCGTCCTCTCCGGGCCACCTCGGCGCCACCTTCCCCCCGTCCCCGAAGCTGCCCCACGctggcacccccagccccttgGCGGCCTCTGCCAGCCCCCCGCACCCCACGGCCGCCCACCCGCAGGAGCCCTGGCGTCCCGCCTGGACCCCGGAGCAG CGAGCGACCCCGGGGGCACAAAGCGGCGCCCGCCCCGAGCCCGCCCCGTCCTACAACGGCTCGGAAATCCGGTGGACCCC GTACCGGGCGCTCTACCAGTACCGGCCCCAAAACGCCGACGAGCTGGAGCTGCGGGAAGGGGACCGGGTGGATGTCATGCAGCAGTGCGACGACGGCTGGTTCGTGG GAGTGTCCAGGAGGACGCAGAAATTCGGCACTTTCCCCGGGAATTACGTGGCGCCGGTGTGA
- the C28H8orf58 gene encoding LOW QUALITY PROTEIN: uncharacterized protein C8orf58 homolog (The sequence of the model RefSeq protein was modified relative to this genomic sequence to represent the inferred CDS: deleted 3 bases in 2 codons), producing the protein MPIFTALRACEMSWTRRKRGINALSPPGITQLGLGATRLPKRGRPPHPRPAPGPCRPPALPHKGAEEQPLWRLPGSRCSLPGSHSPVPRPRSRYSPRMLRRRGAFRVQPLRGDPDGPWESAESCIVRTSASVYRRLQDSPRQPRRGMSTRGPPPQPPSSPPAGGSFPESEDSGVEMASNEHSPCTPLGSESGFSLDVFLAEKPPGEEPPGEEPPRSRSAGRRLLQAAQRSRRQRCPRQLSRRNASAADLAEPPRDPREPQGAAAAAGGARSPGGPRDPRAVPEEAVSGQGLRYLEQMCQMLERLARLQQDNRALRQQAAGARCARPATLPSRQPPRQDLGAWRDSGFRQRSCSDSQAPAEPGPCRRMWGHSVSSPSLLEPSEGGAGVPAPDKVGPGGAGLWGGVPPLPAADPCSPGRTGARTGAG; encoded by the exons ATGCCCATCTTCACCGCTTTGCGGGCGTGTGAGATGAGCTGG ACGAGAAGAAAGAGGGGCATAAACGCTTTGAGCCCTCCTGGCATAacgcagctggggctgggggcaacGCGGCTGCCCAAG AGGGGGCggcccccccacccccgccccgccccggggccgtgccgccccccagccctgccccataAAGGAGCGGAGGAGCAGCCGCTGTGGCGCCTGCCCGGTTCCCGGTGCTCCCTGCCCGGTTCCCACTCCCCGGTTCCACGCCCTCGCTCCCGGTACAGCCCGAGGATGCTGCGCCGCCGCGGAGCCTTCAGGGTGCAGCCGCTCCGCGGTGACCCCG ATGGTCCCTGGGAGTCGGCCGAGAGCTGCATCGTGCGCACCTCCGCCAGCGTCTACCGCCGGCTGCAGGACAGCCCTCGGCAGCCCCGGCGGGGCATGAGCACCCGGGGAccccccccgcagccccccagCAGCCCCCCGGCAGGCGGGAGCTTCCCCGAATCCGAGGATTCCGGCGTGGAGATGGCCAGCAACGAGCACTCTCCCTGCACGCCGCTGGGCTCCGAGAGCGGCTTCTCCCTCGACGTTTTCCTGGCGGAGAAGCCCCCCGGAGAGGAGCCCCCCGGAGAGGAGCCCCCCCGGAGCCGCTCGGCCggcaggaggctgctgcaggcagcgcAGCGGAGCAGGAGGCAGCGCTGCCCTCGCCAGCTCAGCCGGCGCAACGCCAGCGCCGCCGACCTGGCGGAGCCACCTCGGGACCCCCGGGAGCCCCAGGGGGCGGCGGCTGCTGCCGGGGGCGCTCGGTCACCAGGCGGCCCTCGGGACCCCCGGGCTGTGCCCGAGGAGGCGGTGTCGGGGCAGGGGCTGCGTTACCTGGAGCAGATGTGCCAGATGCTGGAGCGCCTGGCGCGGCTGCAGCAGGACAACCGAGCCCTGCGGCAGCAGGCGGCCGGAGCTCGCTGCGCCCGCCCGGCCACGCTG cccagccggCAGCCTCCGCGGCAGGATTTGGGGGCGTGGAGGGATTCGGGGTTCCGGCAGCGCTCCTGCTCCGACAGCCAGGCGCCAG CTGAGCCCGGGCCGTGCCGGAGGATGTGGGGACACTCGgtcagctcccccagcctgctGGAGCCCTCCGAGGGCGGGGCGGGGGTCCCGGCACCGGACAAGGTAGGGCCGGGGGGTGCCGGGCTGTGG GGGGGggtcccgccgctccccgccgctgACCCCTGCTCTCCCGGCAGGACGGGCGCTCGCACTGGGGCCGGGTGA